A region of the Desulfovibrio inopinatus DSM 10711 genome:
CATTATGCCGATTTATTAGTTTACGGCAACGCAGCGGTGACGTCGTCAAAAGCCTTCTTCAGCTTAGGACCAAGAGCGGCGACTGATCCAACGATAACTGCGGCAATAAGAGCGGCAAGCAGGCCGTATTCAACAGCGGAAGCGCCTTCGTCATCACGGATGAAATTCAGGATTGCGTTCATGGGGTACTCCTCATTCATATTATAAAAATTAGTGTTGCAGTGATGTGTCATCCTCTTGCATTTCTATTAAGCAACGCCTGTGCCAAGACACAATCTCTTCGCTATTTCTTTTGAAAAAAATGATATCTCATTGAAATATAAAAACTATTCCAGGCACCTCACCATCTTTTATACGATGTATCACCACATGCATTCTTCACACAAAGGCCCCACACCGTGAGTCGGCTCCATGAATCAATTAATTATGGATAGATCATCTCCACATTTTCATGATTCCATCAATAGAATTGTCCTATACACTCGGAAATGGAGCCAAAGCCGCTTTGATTCTTTTGAACGGGAATGGTAGTGAGTGCCGACATTTCGCGTGAGCGCGCCAAAGGAAGGAAAAGCATGTCCAAAGTGTATTTGTTGGGAGCCGGCCCCGGCGATCCTGGTCTGTTGACCATCAAAGCCAAGGAAATCCTCGAAAAAGCCGACGTGGTGGTCTATGACTACTTGGCGAACAAGGCTTTTCTGCGTTACGCCAGGCCCGATGCCGAAATTATTTATGTTGGCAAAAAAGGTGGCGATCACACCCTACCACAAGATCAAATCAATCAACTTCTCGTGGAGAAAGTTAAAGCCGGCAAAGTCGTCGCTCGGCTCAAAGGCGGAGATCCGTACGTTTTCGGCCGCGGTGCCGAAGAAGCCGAAGAGCTTCTTGATGCGGGTGCAGCCTTTGAAACCGTTCCGGGTGTCACGTCGGCTGTGGCAGCACCGGCTTATGCCGGCATTCCTCTGACCCACAGACAGTATGCCTCGTCTGTCAGTTTCATCACCGGTCATGAAGACCCGACGAAACCTGACAGTGTCCATAACTGGGAGAGCCTGGCGAAGGGAACATCCACCCTTGTCTTCTTCATGGGCGTCAAAAATCTTCCCGATATTTCACAAAATCTCATCACGGCGGGGATGGACCCCACCACACCAGCGGCACTCGTTCGCTGGGGAACCACCTGCCGTCAACAGACCCTTGTTGCCGATATCGGCAGTATTGCGGATGCAGCCGCAGCGGCCGGGATGAAGCCACCCGCGTTGCTCGTGGTCGGACATGTCGTTTCATTACGCGACCGTCTGGCTTGGTTTGAAGAAAAACCGCTTCTCGGCAAAGGGATTGTTGTCACTCGCGCCCGGCAACAGGCCAGTGGCCTTGTTGCGACACTGACCGAGCTTGGAGCCTGCGTATACGAATTTCCGACAATCGAAATTGCTCCGCTCTCGGATTATGGTCCGGTGCGCGACGCAATTGATCGACTCGACTGCTATGATTGGATCATTTTCACCTCGGTCAATGGCGTGAAATACTTTTTCGATGAGATGGAAATCATGGAAAAAGACGCTCGATCTCTCGCGGGGAAAATGATTGCCGCTATTGGTCCGGCAACGGCGAATGAGCTTCGTGCTCGCGGTATCCGTCCGGATTTCATTCCGGAAAAATATGTTGCCGAATCGGTCGTTGAAGGCCTGTTAGCACTGCATGTGGCCGGGAAACGGGTACTTATCCCGCGTGCACTTAAAGCACGCGAAATTCTCCCCAATGAATTACGCCGTGCTGGTGCTGATGTTGAAGTGCTGTCTGTCTATGAGACAACCCTGGCCAATCAGGACACGGACGAAGTGCTCGCCGCGCTGAAGAATGGTGAAATCCATTATGTGACGTTCACATCTTCGTCCACTGTGGATAATTTCTTTGAAAAAATTCCAACCGATGTCCTCAAGGCTGCAAAAGGTACGGTAAAATTGGCAACCATTGGCCCAGTGACAGCCCAAACCCTGTCTCGTCATGGCTTCGATTCCGATCTTTCGCCCGAAGAATTCACCATTCCCGCCTTGGTTCAGGCTCTGGTGAACGACGCATCTTGATCGACACTTGTCCGGCAAGTCCTCCAAGCCTTGCCGGACAAGCTACCGCCATTTCACCATCAATCAAAGCGAGCGTCGCCTATGCTGCCTATCGCTGTTTTCGTTTCCGGCTCCGGATCCAACTTGCAAAGTATTATCGACAAAATGGAACAAGGTGCCCTTCACGTGGATATCCGCCTTGTACTCTCCAACAAGCCCGACGCCTACGGACTCGAACGCGCCCGAAAGCATGGACTTCCAACGGTTATTCTCCCTCATGGCGACTACCCCGACCGAAACGCGTATGATGAAGCGCTGCTGCGTGAAGTCGACCAGGCGCAGGCTGATGTCATCGCGTTAGCCGGGTTCATGCGTATTCTTGGCCCAACGTTTGTTTCGTCCCGACGCAACCACATCGTCAATATTCATCCGGCAATTCTTCCGAGCTTCAAAGGAATTCATGGGCAACAGGACGCCGCCGACTATGGCGTCACCCTTTCCGGTGCAACGGTTCATCTCGTTGACGAAAAAATGGATCATGGCCCCATCATTATTCAGGCGGCCGTCCCCGCGTATCCCGACGACGATGGTGATAGCCTCGGGAAACGCATTCTTGCCCTGGAGCACCGCATTTATCCTCAAGCGCTGCAATGGATCGCCACAGACCGTCTCAAAATCGAAGGTCGAAAAACCCGCATTGAGCAGTCCGAAATACCTCAAGCTGCAATGACAACGCCGTGCCTCGTGAATCCTCCGTTAGAGGAAGGGTTCTAAAGTTATTACAATAAAAAGAAGATAACTTCGGCGGATCAAAGAACTTGAACAGGTTGCAACACCATAGCGGAATGCAAGATTAAGACACTCAGCTCTTCCCCATGGGAAAGATGCAAGTACCGACCGTTACATTCTCATCTGTGCGTGCGACATAAAGAATAGACTTCTCTGCGTTTCATGCCAATTTCTACGAAACGCCAGTAATAAAGGTTTGGGCGAAAAGAGAGGGGAATTCTATCCCCTCTCCCCTTCCCCTGACCGCCGGAGACTGCCTATGAACATCGCCATATATGCTCTGACCCCAGACGGGGCGCGGTTAGGCGACGCATTACGTCGAGCTTTTGACGGTACACTTTTTCTCCCAATGCGATGGGCGCGCGAACATAATGCAACGGGCTTTGAACGCATTGTGGATGCGGTGGCAGAAGGCTTTGAACGCTACGATGGGCTTATCTTCCTGACCGCATGTGGGATTGCTGTGCGTTCGATTGCACCACTTTTGCAAGGGAAAACGAAAGACCCGGCCGTTGTGGTCATGGACCAAGCCGGACGATTTGCTATCAGCCTGCTGTCCGGGCATTTGGGCGGAGCCAATGGGTTGGCCGAACATATCGCGGCCGTCACAGGAGGAACCGCCGTTATTACGACAGCAACGGATGTTATAGGTGCTCCGGCTATCGATATTGTCGCGAAACAGGCTCGCTTGCGAGCCGCTCACGACATCGGGTTTCGAGAAATTGCAGCAGCCTTAGCCGCTGGAGAACCGGTATCATTGTTCGATCCGCAAGGATTATTACCATTGACGCCGAAAGAATCCGGATGTTTTGTGTGGGCATCTGCCCCGCTTGGCCCTGCGGAAACCGATCCAGAGGTGGTGGTGGATTTTCGAGAGCATCGCAATCGACCGGGACGTCTTGTGCTCCACCCACCGGTTCTCGTTGCCGGAGTGGGATGCCGCAAAGAGGCATCGGCCGAAGATATTCTGGAGTGTATTACATTGGCTCTGTCAAAAGCCAACTTGGCCGCCAAAAGCGTGGCCATCGTGACCAGCATTGATGCCAAAAGCGAAGAACCCGGCCTCTTGGCCGCAGCCACGGCATTATCAGCCAAAACCCTGTTTTTCTCCGCGGAAGAACTCGGCAGTGTAACAACACCCACTCCGTCGAGAACCGTGGAACGCCATATGGGAGTGAAGAACGTATGCGAGGCAGCAGCCATGTTGGCAGCCCAGACAAATCGGCTCCTTGTGACCAAAGTCAAAACACAGACAGCCACGACAGCCATCGCTCGAATACAGCAGCCGGTATAACGGTTGTCGGTCTCGGGCCGGGCGATGCAAGTCTGTTACCGCCCCGTGCGGCCGACGCCATTGCCAGTGCAGATTCGATCGTCGGGTATACAACATATATTCGCCTCATTCCCGAAGCATTGCTCGTTGGAAAAACGATCATCGAAACGGGCATGACCGGAGAAGTGGCTCGATGTGAACGAGCCGTTGCTGAAGCGGTCTCAGGAAAAGAAACCGTGGTTGTCTCAAGTGGAGATCCCGGTGTCTACGGTATGGCTGGACTCGTTATTGAAATTTTGGAAAAACAAAACCGTCTTGAGACCGTTCCATGCCAGGTGATTCCGGGCATCAGCGCCGCGACGGCCGCCGCCGCCTTGTTGGGCGCTCCACTGACGCATGATTTCGCCGTAATCAGTCTCAGCGATCTTCTCACACCATGGGAAACCATCGCAAAACGACTCGATTGCGCAGCACAGGCCGATTTCGTTATCGTGCTGTACAATCCACGCTCCAAGCGTCGTCAAGACCACCTTCCCAATGCTCTCGAAATTGTACGCCGGTACAGGCTCCCCACCACGCCGGTCGGCCTTGTTCGCGAGGCTTTCCGACCGGGAGAGGAGACAAAGCAATACACCCTCTCCACAGTCGACGTGGATGCCGTCGATATGTTAAGCATCCTTATCATTGGCAATTCTGCGACTCGAATGGCAGGACCGATGATGCTGACACCACGCGGCTATGCTGGCAAATACGCTTTAGGGTAGAGACGAAAATGGACCTCGTCGATGATGAGAGAAACGTCATTTTTTTCGTGTCGAACCTTCCATATGTCGTATCGCCTTGACAGTATTAGGATAGTCGCCGTATTGGCTTATTTGCTTCTTTAACCTAACTTCTACTCTTGGGAGGTGTAGAGGAATGAAACGGACTCTTCTGACAATGTTGAGCTGTTTGGCGTTGGTGACCATGTTTTACCTGCCCAATCTGCAGGCGACCGAAGCTCCTGCTGATATGACCATTCAACCGCTCGAAGGCATGAAAGTCACCAAAGCACCTGTTGACTTCTCGCACAAGGGACATGCTGCGCTTGATTGTAAAGCCTGCCACCATAAATGGGACGGCACGAGCGAAATCAAAGGTTGTGCCTCTGAAGGTTGTCATACCGACGGCGCTAACAAAAAAGGCGATCACTCCTTCTATCGTGCATTCCACGATATGAAGAGCGAAAACAGCTGCCTGGGTTGCCACAGAGCCAACAAGGGCAAAGCTGGACCGACCAAGTGTAACGATTGCCATCCTAAAAAAAGCTAACGCCATTCTGTTAAGAGGCCGCCCAAGCGGCCTCTTTTCTTCCGCAGACCGGGCCATTGCGGCCATGCGAGGTGAGAGATGCCTTCCAAACCGCCAGCGAATGACAATATTCAAGACGATATCATGGACCTGACCGAACTCATGGGAGACGACGACGCCCAAGGTCATGGCGACGATCTGGACATGAACTTCGAACAGGAACTTGAAGATCTTTTTTCCGACGGTCCGGACGAAACCACCCCTGAAAGACCCCAAACAGACAATGCCGATGATATATCGGATGCGTCCCCCTTCGCATCGGCCGATGATGAACCTATAGAACTCGGTGATGACGATATTGCCGATCTCAATCTTGACGACGCGTTTGATCTGCCGGAAGCGCAAAGTGCAGATGACGATGAGCATGCACCAGAAACCGGAGGCGAAATAGACCTCGCCGGTTTGGATGCACTTATTACGGAAACGCGTGCACAAGCAGACTTTTCAGAAAACACCGATCCCATGGATTTGGAGCCCTTCGAGCTCAGTGACATTGTTCCCGAAGACGACCAAGAGCCATTTGACCTCGAAGATGCCCTCATCGAAGAAGAGCCCGATAGCGCCCCCCTTGAATTGACAGAGCCTCTTGAACCGGATGAAGACGCCGAGGCCCCTGACTTGGCTGAACCGGATGTGTCGGTCGCAGTTCCTCCCGTCGATGACAGCTCTCCAGTTTCCGACGATGCATTGTCCGCTTTTGAAGAACGTCTTGCGGCACTTGAAGAAAAAGCCGTGGCCTATGACACCATGGAACAGTCGCTGACCGCAACGTTTGAGGACATGCTTTCCACCAAAATTTCCGAACTCAAAACCGAGTTGGCCGCAGATTCAGATCCGGTAGCCGATCCGACGGAGGCTATCGATTCCATGGCTGAAGCCCTTCGGGCGGAATTGACAGAACGTATCAAAGACCTGAAAGCCGAGCTTGTTCCACAATCTGAAGAAGCAGACGATATGGTCCCCCCGGTTACCGAAGAAACTCTTGACGGCAAACTCCATAGCCTACGCGACGAACTTGTCGCGACTATTTCCGAAAGCGAAACCGCCTCTGTGGACGAAGCCAAACGACTTGTTGCCGAACTCGAACAGTCAGTCTCTCAAAAAGACGAGCAAGAACCTGCGTTTGATCCTCAAGCATTTAAAGCAGAAGTCATCGATATCGTGACGTCCGCCATCATGGTTGAGGTGGATTCAAAACTCACTGCGCAGGCCCCACCTTCGACAGAAGAACTCACCGAAAGCACCAAAGCGGCCATCCTTGCGGAACTGCCACAGACTCCTTCGGCAGACGAACTGACAGAAAATATCAAAGCTACGGTGCTGGCCGATGTCGATGAAAAGTTGGCGCAGATGCAGCCGGCGGAAGAACTCACCGAAACCATCAAAGCGGCCATTCTGGCGGAGTTGCCACAAGCTCCTTCGGTGGATGAACTGACAGAAAGCATCAAAACGGCCCTGCTGGCCGATGTCGATGAGAAGTTGACGCAGATGCAACCGGCGGAGGTCCCCTCAGCGGAAGAACTCACCGAAAGCACCAAAGCGGCCATCCTTGCGGAACTGCCACAGGCTCCTTCGGCAGACGAACTGACAGAAAATATCAAAGCCACGGTGCTGGCCGATGTTGATGAGAAGTTGGCGCAGATGCAGCCGGCGGAAGTCCCCTCGACGGAAGAACTCACCGAAGCCATCAAAGCGGCCATCCTTGCGGAGTTGCCACAAGCTCCTTCGGCGGACGAACTGACAGAAAGCATCAAAACTGCCCTGCTGGCCGATGTCGATGAGAAGTTGACGCAGATGCAACCGGCGGACGTCCCCTCGACGGAAGAACTTGCCGAAGTCATCAAGACGGAAGTCATGACGGAAGTCAATGCTCGCTTCGCTCAAGCTGCAAACAATGATGCCCAAGTTGTGGAAAACTTTAAGAGCACGGTTCTTGATGAAGTTGATAGCCGCTTGACCGATATGACCCTCTCAATGAAGCCACCATCGACAAGCGAGTTGGCGGAAACGGTCAAACAGTCGCTCATGACCGATATTGACGCCCGATTTACGCAGGCAGAACAAGTCGATGCTGAAGCCGTGGCCGCGTTCCAGAAAAAAATTATGGATGATGTCGAGGCAAAGTTTGCCGAACACACTCCGGCCGAATTGCCATCGCGTGAAGAACTGATAGAAAGCATCAGTGCATCGCTCCTGGAAGAAGCGACTCAACGCTTCGAATCCAGATTCGCCGAATTGCAAGCATCTTTACAGGAAGAGGTCGAGAGCAAACTAGCCGCAAAGCCGGCTGGAGCGGACGATCAAGCCCTGGAAGAAATGTCGCAACGCCTTGAATTCGATGAAGCGACCTTGGAGAACAAGCTTGACGCAAGCGCCGTCAAAGCACTCCTCGAAGATACAAAGGCCGAATTGATGATGGAAGTCCGTTCGGAAATTCCAAAAGCCGCAGCTCGAATCATTCGCGAAGAAATTGCTGCATTGGCTCAGGAGCTCCAATAAACATATCGGCGCGGTCGAATTGATTCGGCCGCGCCGTTTTCAGGCCATGCTCAGGCCTCTTCCCATAGCTTACCTCGTTTTTCCTCTCAGCCTGCTCATTGCCCGCACACAAGCGCTCCCTTTGCCGCGCAATTGGATTGACGGCTACTGGTGTCTTTGTCTGGCTCTCGGACTGCTTGTCCTCATCACGAAAACGCCCTCAACACCCTCTCCCACCTCAGTTCGTATGGGCTCCCCATTGAATGCCTTTGGCGTTGTCATCGCCAGCACTGCTGGACTCTGCGTACTGTTCAAATTCGGGATACCGGTTCTGTTTGGTGAAGTGGCCCTTGTCAGCTGGCTTATGGAAGCGAAGCCTTTTTTCTATGTGCTGACAACGATTGTCTGGATTCACGCGTTCGGCCGTCTCCCCAAAAACGCATTTATCTGGCCTGGTATCGGGCTGGCCTGTGTTCTACTCACCGAATGCTTTGTTCTTTCTTTTCAACATGGCGCGCCGATACGTCCACTCGGTTCTGGTGAACCCAACTACGATGCCTGTTTGTTACTGCTGTCCTTATGGGCGGCTTTGGGAGAAAAAAAACGTCGTACAGGAGCAATTTGCATTATCGCACTGGGTTTAGCTGCGTCTATGTCTCGTACAGCAGCCGCTGCGGCCATTGTATTGATGTTCCTTCATCCAGGACGGCTTCTGATGCGTATTACCGCTATTCTTTTCTTTCTGAGCGCGGCGTGGTTCGCTTTTCAAGCGCGTGGGCTTTCCGCCAATGCCATAGAAGCATTCGATCGATTTTGGATGTGGCGAGCTGCACTGACGCTATGGAACAACTCCCCGGAAAGCGCTCTTTTGGGACATGCTCCGGGTGTTGCGTTACCGGTCCATATTCCAGCGAGTCTTGCTGCCCTGTGGAAGGTTCAAACACAAGCATGGGGCCTCAGCGGGGTTCATCCATTTCTCTTCCATGGATTCTTCCCTCGTCTCGTCGCGACGTGGGGAGGGCTTGGAATCCTCACCGTGTTTATAAGTGCCGGGCTTTTTATCGCCAAGCATCGTCACAAACAGATGGCACTCGCGCTCGTTGCGGCATTGATCATCGAAGGCTCGACTCTTGGATTATTCTATCTGAGCAATGTCGCGGTGCCTATCCTCTTGGCGTGCTGGAGTGACATGGAACCGCGCCATATTCTCCAGCACGACCACACTGCATCGGAAATACCTAATCCTCACGTTCTCCACTCACCTGAAACTTCCGCATAAACCGCTTGTCGATAAAGTCTTTGATGAAAAACGCGATGCGTCCGGAAAAAATAAAATTCTTTTTCCGAAAAATCCCTGTTCCGTCACCACAATTCAAGATCAAGAGAAAGTTGGGATCGGTGTCGGTAAACGGCATAAGCGGTTCTCCGGCAACGGAAGCATCAAGGTTATGCTTCAAAATAGGATTTTCCCGAACTGGGTACACCCCAACTTTTGCCAAGGGATTCGGAAGAAAGGAAATGCAGTCCCCCCCTCCAAAAATATCAGGATACTCAGGATGTTGTAAAAATTTATTAACAGGCAAAGCACCGCTGGAGTCGGCAACGCCAGCGTTTGTAAACAGCGCAGGCGGGGCCACCCCCATGGCAAGAAAAACAACATCATACGGCAAGCGACGTTCATCACTGAGTACAAGCTCATCTTCCGTGAGTTGCACCGCCCGTACTCCCTGAAGGAGCGTAATATTTCGTTTAAAAAGATTCGCTGCTGCCAAGGTGCAGACACGTTCCGGAAACGAAGGAAGCAACTGGCGACCAGCAACAAGGGTCACATCGGGCATTTCTTCGCCCAGTGATCGAATGAGGTGGCGAACGTTTCCGGCAACTTCAAAACCAGCAGGGCCTCCACCGATAACCAGCACCCGTGGGGGATGTCCCTGCTCAACAAGTCCGGCAATATGCCTGGCTGCCGCAAGTAAATTTTCTATTGGCTTGACGGGGTAGACATTCTGGCCTGTCGGACCGGATAACGGGTTGGGCACCCGGCTCCCCACATTGAACGAGACAATATCATAATCGATAGTCCCGTGATGTTCCGTACTCAAAATTTTCGCTTGAGGATCAAAAGATACAACACGATCTTTGAGAAACGTCCCTCCCTGGTTACGGGTGAGCCGTTCTACATTGAAGCGTATTTCGGCAGGAGTGTAATAGCCACCAAGAGCCCCCGGTCCCATCCCAGAATAATAATGGTATGTCCCCGGTCCGATGACCGTAACACGGGCTCCCAATGCACAGGTTTCCGTTAAGCCAGCCAGCGTCGTGAGATGAGCGTGGCCGGCCC
Encoded here:
- the cobJ gene encoding precorrin-3B C(17)-methyltransferase, producing the protein MRGSSHVGSPDKSAPCDQSQNTDSHDSHRSNTAAGITVVGLGPGDASLLPPRAADAIASADSIVGYTTYIRLIPEALLVGKTIIETGMTGEVARCERAVAEAVSGKETVVVSSGDPGVYGMAGLVIEILEKQNRLETVPCQVIPGISAATAAAALLGAPLTHDFAVISLSDLLTPWETIAKRLDCAAQADFVIVLYNPRSKRRQDHLPNALEIVRRYRLPTTPVGLVREAFRPGEETKQYTLSTVDVDAVDMLSILIIGNSATRMAGPMMLTPRGYAGKYALG
- a CDS encoding NAD(P)/FAD-dependent oxidoreductase translates to MAKHLVLVGAGHAHLTTLAGLTETCALGARVTVIGPGTYHYYSGMGPGALGGYYTPAEIRFNVERLTRNQGGTFLKDRVVSFDPQAKILSTEHHGTIDYDIVSFNVGSRVPNPLSGPTGQNVYPVKPIENLLAAARHIAGLVEQGHPPRVLVIGGGPAGFEVAGNVRHLIRSLGEEMPDVTLVAGRQLLPSFPERVCTLAAANLFKRNITLLQGVRAVQLTEDELVLSDERRLPYDVVFLAMGVAPPALFTNAGVADSSGALPVNKFLQHPEYPDIFGGGDCISFLPNPLAKVGVYPVRENPILKHNLDASVAGEPLMPFTDTDPNFLLILNCGDGTGIFRKKNFIFSGRIAFFIKDFIDKRFMRKFQVSGERED
- the purN gene encoding phosphoribosylglycinamide formyltransferase, giving the protein MLPIAVFVSGSGSNLQSIIDKMEQGALHVDIRLVLSNKPDAYGLERARKHGLPTVILPHGDYPDRNAYDEALLREVDQAQADVIALAGFMRILGPTFVSSRRNHIVNIHPAILPSFKGIHGQQDAADYGVTLSGATVHLVDEKMDHGPIIIQAAVPAYPDDDGDSLGKRILALEHRIYPQALQWIATDRLKIEGRKTRIEQSEIPQAAMTTPCLVNPPLEEGF
- a CDS encoding cobalt-precorrin 5A hydrolase — translated: MNIAIYALTPDGARLGDALRRAFDGTLFLPMRWAREHNATGFERIVDAVAEGFERYDGLIFLTACGIAVRSIAPLLQGKTKDPAVVVMDQAGRFAISLLSGHLGGANGLAEHIAAVTGGTAVITTATDVIGAPAIDIVAKQARLRAAHDIGFREIAAALAAGEPVSLFDPQGLLPLTPKESGCFVWASAPLGPAETDPEVVVDFREHRNRPGRLVLHPPVLVAGVGCRKEASAEDILECITLALSKANLAAKSVAIVTSIDAKSEEPGLLAAATALSAKTLFFSAEELGSVTTPTPSRTVERHMGVKNVCEAAAMLAAQTNRLLVTKVKTQTATTAIARIQQPV
- the cobA gene encoding uroporphyrinogen-III C-methyltransferase, with product MSKVYLLGAGPGDPGLLTIKAKEILEKADVVVYDYLANKAFLRYARPDAEIIYVGKKGGDHTLPQDQINQLLVEKVKAGKVVARLKGGDPYVFGRGAEEAEELLDAGAAFETVPGVTSAVAAPAYAGIPLTHRQYASSVSFITGHEDPTKPDSVHNWESLAKGTSTLVFFMGVKNLPDISQNLITAGMDPTTPAALVRWGTTCRQQTLVADIGSIADAAAAAGMKPPALLVVGHVVSLRDRLAWFEEKPLLGKGIVVTRARQQASGLVATLTELGACVYEFPTIEIAPLSDYGPVRDAIDRLDCYDWIIFTSVNGVKYFFDEMEIMEKDARSLAGKMIAAIGPATANELRARGIRPDFIPEKYVAESVVEGLLALHVAGKRVLIPRALKAREILPNELRRAGADVEVLSVYETTLANQDTDEVLAALKNGEIHYVTFTSSSTVDNFFEKIPTDVLKAAKGTVKLATIGPVTAQTLSRHGFDSDLSPEEFTIPALVQALVNDAS
- a CDS encoding Flp family type IVb pilin produces the protein MNAILNFIRDDEGASAVEYGLLAALIAAVIVGSVAALGPKLKKAFDDVTAALP
- a CDS encoding cytochrome c3 family protein translates to MKRTLLTMLSCLALVTMFYLPNLQATEAPADMTIQPLEGMKVTKAPVDFSHKGHAALDCKACHHKWDGTSEIKGCASEGCHTDGANKKGDHSFYRAFHDMKSENSCLGCHRANKGKAGPTKCNDCHPKKS